A window of the Camelus dromedarius isolate mCamDro1 chromosome 5, mCamDro1.pat, whole genome shotgun sequence genome harbors these coding sequences:
- the REM2 gene encoding GTP-binding protein REM 2 isoform X5 — protein sequence MHTDLDTDMDTDTETTALCPSGSHQASPPGTPTPEDTYERRIMVDKEEVTLVVYDIWEQGDAGGWLRDHCLQTGDAFLIVFSVTDRRSFSKVPETLLRLRAGRPHHDLPVILVGNKSDLARSREVSLEEGRHLAGTLSCKHIETSAALHHNTRELFEGAVRQIRLRRGRNRAGGPRPEWGSPEGPTPPARRESLTKKAKRFLANLVPRNAKFFKQRSRSCHDLSVL from the exons ATGCACACAGACCTCGACACCGACATGGACACGGACACGGAAACCACAGCACTCTgcccctctggcagccaccaggcCTCCCCGCCAGGGACGCCCACACCAG AGGACACCTATGAGAGACGCATCATGGTGGATAAGGAAGAAGTGACTCTGGTTGTTTATGACATCTGGGAACAG GGGGATGCAGGGGGGTGGCTGCGGGACCACTGCCTTCAGACCGGGGATGCCTTTCTCATCGTCTTCTCAGTCACCGACCGACGAAGCTTCTCCAAAGTTCCAGAGACCCTGCTACGGCTCAGGGCTGGGAGGCCCCACCACGACCTGCCTGTCATCCTCGTTGGAAATAAGAGTGACCTGGCCCGCTCCCGGGAGGTCTCTCTAGAGG AGGGCCGCCATTTGGCAGGGACACTGAGCTGCAAGCACATTGAGACGTCGGCCGCGCTGCACCACAACACGCGGGAGCTCTTCGAAGGCGCGGTGCGCCAGATCCGGCTGCGGCGCGGCCGGAACCGCGCCGGGGGCCCTCGGCCCGAGTGGGGCAGCCCCGAGGGACCAACGCCGCCCGCGCGCCGCGAGAGCCTCACCAAGAAGGCCAAGCGCTTCCTTGCCAACCTGGTGCCGCGCAACGCCAAGTTCTTCAAGCAGCGCTCCAGGTCGTGTCACGACCTCTCTGTGCTCTGA
- the REM2 gene encoding GTP-binding protein REM 2 isoform X2: MHTDLDTDMDTDTETTALCPSGSHQASPPGTPTPADATLLKKPEKLLAGLDRGGPPPAPGVPRRRGSMPVPYKHQLQRAQAVDELDWPPHASSSGSSDSLGSGEAAPTEKDGIFKVMLVGESGVGKSTLAGTFGGLQGDSAHELENPEDTYERRIMVDKEEVTLVVYDIWEQGDAGGWLRDHCLQTGDAFLIVFSVTDRRSFSKVPETLLRLRAGRPHHDLPVILVGNKSDLARSREVSLEEGRHLAGTLSCKHIETSAALHHNTRELFEGAVRQIRLRRGRNRAGGPRPEWGSPEGPTPPARRESLTKKAKRFLANLVPRNAKFFKQRSRSCHDLSVL, encoded by the exons ATGCACACAGACCTCGACACCGACATGGACACGGACACGGAAACCACAGCACTCTgcccctctggcagccaccaggcCTCCCCGCCAGGGACGCCCACACCAG CAGATGCCACTCTGCTAAAGAAGCCAGAGAAACTGTTAGCAGGGCTGGACCGTGGCGGgccaccccccgccccggggGTCCCCAGACGAAGAGGCAGTATGCCTGTCCCCTACAAGCACCAGCTGCAGCGGGCCCAGGCTGTAGATGAACTTGACTGGCCACCTCATGCCTCATCCTCTGGCTCCTCTGACTCCCTGGGCTCAGGGGAAGCAGCCCCTACCGAAAAGGACGGCATCTTCAAAGTCATGCTGGTGGGGGAGAGCGGCGTGGGCAAGAGCACCCTAGCAGGCACTTTCGGTGGTCTCCAGGGAGACAGTGCTCACGAGCTGGAGAATCCAG AGGACACCTATGAGAGACGCATCATGGTGGATAAGGAAGAAGTGACTCTGGTTGTTTATGACATCTGGGAACAG GGGGATGCAGGGGGGTGGCTGCGGGACCACTGCCTTCAGACCGGGGATGCCTTTCTCATCGTCTTCTCAGTCACCGACCGACGAAGCTTCTCCAAAGTTCCAGAGACCCTGCTACGGCTCAGGGCTGGGAGGCCCCACCACGACCTGCCTGTCATCCTCGTTGGAAATAAGAGTGACCTGGCCCGCTCCCGGGAGGTCTCTCTAGAGG AGGGCCGCCATTTGGCAGGGACACTGAGCTGCAAGCACATTGAGACGTCGGCCGCGCTGCACCACAACACGCGGGAGCTCTTCGAAGGCGCGGTGCGCCAGATCCGGCTGCGGCGCGGCCGGAACCGCGCCGGGGGCCCTCGGCCCGAGTGGGGCAGCCCCGAGGGACCAACGCCGCCCGCGCGCCGCGAGAGCCTCACCAAGAAGGCCAAGCGCTTCCTTGCCAACCTGGTGCCGCGCAACGCCAAGTTCTTCAAGCAGCGCTCCAGGTCGTGTCACGACCTCTCTGTGCTCTGA
- the REM2 gene encoding GTP-binding protein REM 2 isoform X1 — protein MHTDLDTDMDTDTETTALCPSGSHQASPPGTPTPEAARGAEGFSHTTVHWGMLTCRASGRGSPSHTPMETQHTHFKERRPFPDATLLKKPEKLLAGLDRGGPPPAPGVPRRRGSMPVPYKHQLQRAQAVDELDWPPHASSSGSSDSLGSGEAAPTEKDGIFKVMLVGESGVGKSTLAGTFGGLQGDSAHELENPEDTYERRIMVDKEEVTLVVYDIWEQGDAGGWLRDHCLQTGDAFLIVFSVTDRRSFSKVPETLLRLRAGRPHHDLPVILVGNKSDLARSREVSLEEGRHLAGTLSCKHIETSAALHHNTRELFEGAVRQIRLRRGRNRAGGPRPEWGSPEGPTPPARRESLTKKAKRFLANLVPRNAKFFKQRSRSCHDLSVL, from the exons ATGCACACAGACCTCGACACCGACATGGACACGGACACGGAAACCACAGCACTCTgcccctctggcagccaccaggcCTCCCCGCCAGGGACGCCCACACCAG AAGCAGCCAGGGGTGCAGAAGGATTCTCACACACAACTGTGCACTGGGGGATGCTTACCTGCAGGGCCTCGGGAAGAGGCAGCCCCTCTCACACACCCATGGAGACCCAACACACACATTTCAAAGAGCGAAGGCCCTTCCCAG ATGCCACTCTGCTAAAGAAGCCAGAGAAACTGTTAGCAGGGCTGGACCGTGGCGGgccaccccccgccccggggGTCCCCAGACGAAGAGGCAGTATGCCTGTCCCCTACAAGCACCAGCTGCAGCGGGCCCAGGCTGTAGATGAACTTGACTGGCCACCTCATGCCTCATCCTCTGGCTCCTCTGACTCCCTGGGCTCAGGGGAAGCAGCCCCTACCGAAAAGGACGGCATCTTCAAAGTCATGCTGGTGGGGGAGAGCGGCGTGGGCAAGAGCACCCTAGCAGGCACTTTCGGTGGTCTCCAGGGAGACAGTGCTCACGAGCTGGAGAATCCAG AGGACACCTATGAGAGACGCATCATGGTGGATAAGGAAGAAGTGACTCTGGTTGTTTATGACATCTGGGAACAG GGGGATGCAGGGGGGTGGCTGCGGGACCACTGCCTTCAGACCGGGGATGCCTTTCTCATCGTCTTCTCAGTCACCGACCGACGAAGCTTCTCCAAAGTTCCAGAGACCCTGCTACGGCTCAGGGCTGGGAGGCCCCACCACGACCTGCCTGTCATCCTCGTTGGAAATAAGAGTGACCTGGCCCGCTCCCGGGAGGTCTCTCTAGAGG AGGGCCGCCATTTGGCAGGGACACTGAGCTGCAAGCACATTGAGACGTCGGCCGCGCTGCACCACAACACGCGGGAGCTCTTCGAAGGCGCGGTGCGCCAGATCCGGCTGCGGCGCGGCCGGAACCGCGCCGGGGGCCCTCGGCCCGAGTGGGGCAGCCCCGAGGGACCAACGCCGCCCGCGCGCCGCGAGAGCCTCACCAAGAAGGCCAAGCGCTTCCTTGCCAACCTGGTGCCGCGCAACGCCAAGTTCTTCAAGCAGCGCTCCAGGTCGTGTCACGACCTCTCTGTGCTCTGA
- the REM2 gene encoding GTP-binding protein REM 2 isoform X3, with the protein MHTDLDTDMDTDTETTALCPSGSHQASPPGTPTPDATLLKKPEKLLAGLDRGGPPPAPGVPRRRGSMPVPYKHQLQRAQAVDELDWPPHASSSGSSDSLGSGEAAPTEKDGIFKVMLVGESGVGKSTLAGTFGGLQGDSAHELENPEDTYERRIMVDKEEVTLVVYDIWEQGDAGGWLRDHCLQTGDAFLIVFSVTDRRSFSKVPETLLRLRAGRPHHDLPVILVGNKSDLARSREVSLEEGRHLAGTLSCKHIETSAALHHNTRELFEGAVRQIRLRRGRNRAGGPRPEWGSPEGPTPPARRESLTKKAKRFLANLVPRNAKFFKQRSRSCHDLSVL; encoded by the exons ATGCACACAGACCTCGACACCGACATGGACACGGACACGGAAACCACAGCACTCTgcccctctggcagccaccaggcCTCCCCGCCAGGGACGCCCACACCAG ATGCCACTCTGCTAAAGAAGCCAGAGAAACTGTTAGCAGGGCTGGACCGTGGCGGgccaccccccgccccggggGTCCCCAGACGAAGAGGCAGTATGCCTGTCCCCTACAAGCACCAGCTGCAGCGGGCCCAGGCTGTAGATGAACTTGACTGGCCACCTCATGCCTCATCCTCTGGCTCCTCTGACTCCCTGGGCTCAGGGGAAGCAGCCCCTACCGAAAAGGACGGCATCTTCAAAGTCATGCTGGTGGGGGAGAGCGGCGTGGGCAAGAGCACCCTAGCAGGCACTTTCGGTGGTCTCCAGGGAGACAGTGCTCACGAGCTGGAGAATCCAG AGGACACCTATGAGAGACGCATCATGGTGGATAAGGAAGAAGTGACTCTGGTTGTTTATGACATCTGGGAACAG GGGGATGCAGGGGGGTGGCTGCGGGACCACTGCCTTCAGACCGGGGATGCCTTTCTCATCGTCTTCTCAGTCACCGACCGACGAAGCTTCTCCAAAGTTCCAGAGACCCTGCTACGGCTCAGGGCTGGGAGGCCCCACCACGACCTGCCTGTCATCCTCGTTGGAAATAAGAGTGACCTGGCCCGCTCCCGGGAGGTCTCTCTAGAGG AGGGCCGCCATTTGGCAGGGACACTGAGCTGCAAGCACATTGAGACGTCGGCCGCGCTGCACCACAACACGCGGGAGCTCTTCGAAGGCGCGGTGCGCCAGATCCGGCTGCGGCGCGGCCGGAACCGCGCCGGGGGCCCTCGGCCCGAGTGGGGCAGCCCCGAGGGACCAACGCCGCCCGCGCGCCGCGAGAGCCTCACCAAGAAGGCCAAGCGCTTCCTTGCCAACCTGGTGCCGCGCAACGCCAAGTTCTTCAAGCAGCGCTCCAGGTCGTGTCACGACCTCTCTGTGCTCTGA
- the REM2 gene encoding GTP-binding protein REM 2 isoform X4 produces the protein MLTCRASGRGSPSHTPMETQHTHFKERRPFPDATLLKKPEKLLAGLDRGGPPPAPGVPRRRGSMPVPYKHQLQRAQAVDELDWPPHASSSGSSDSLGSGEAAPTEKDGIFKVMLVGESGVGKSTLAGTFGGLQGDSAHELENPEDTYERRIMVDKEEVTLVVYDIWEQGDAGGWLRDHCLQTGDAFLIVFSVTDRRSFSKVPETLLRLRAGRPHHDLPVILVGNKSDLARSREVSLEEGRHLAGTLSCKHIETSAALHHNTRELFEGAVRQIRLRRGRNRAGGPRPEWGSPEGPTPPARRESLTKKAKRFLANLVPRNAKFFKQRSRSCHDLSVL, from the exons ATGCTTACCTGCAGGGCCTCGGGAAGAGGCAGCCCCTCTCACACACCCATGGAGACCCAACACACACATTTCAAAGAGCGAAGGCCCTTCCCAG ATGCCACTCTGCTAAAGAAGCCAGAGAAACTGTTAGCAGGGCTGGACCGTGGCGGgccaccccccgccccggggGTCCCCAGACGAAGAGGCAGTATGCCTGTCCCCTACAAGCACCAGCTGCAGCGGGCCCAGGCTGTAGATGAACTTGACTGGCCACCTCATGCCTCATCCTCTGGCTCCTCTGACTCCCTGGGCTCAGGGGAAGCAGCCCCTACCGAAAAGGACGGCATCTTCAAAGTCATGCTGGTGGGGGAGAGCGGCGTGGGCAAGAGCACCCTAGCAGGCACTTTCGGTGGTCTCCAGGGAGACAGTGCTCACGAGCTGGAGAATCCAG AGGACACCTATGAGAGACGCATCATGGTGGATAAGGAAGAAGTGACTCTGGTTGTTTATGACATCTGGGAACAG GGGGATGCAGGGGGGTGGCTGCGGGACCACTGCCTTCAGACCGGGGATGCCTTTCTCATCGTCTTCTCAGTCACCGACCGACGAAGCTTCTCCAAAGTTCCAGAGACCCTGCTACGGCTCAGGGCTGGGAGGCCCCACCACGACCTGCCTGTCATCCTCGTTGGAAATAAGAGTGACCTGGCCCGCTCCCGGGAGGTCTCTCTAGAGG AGGGCCGCCATTTGGCAGGGACACTGAGCTGCAAGCACATTGAGACGTCGGCCGCGCTGCACCACAACACGCGGGAGCTCTTCGAAGGCGCGGTGCGCCAGATCCGGCTGCGGCGCGGCCGGAACCGCGCCGGGGGCCCTCGGCCCGAGTGGGGCAGCCCCGAGGGACCAACGCCGCCCGCGCGCCGCGAGAGCCTCACCAAGAAGGCCAAGCGCTTCCTTGCCAACCTGGTGCCGCGCAACGCCAAGTTCTTCAAGCAGCGCTCCAGGTCGTGTCACGACCTCTCTGTGCTCTGA